In Ktedonobacteraceae bacterium, the DNA window AGTCATCGTTGGCTATGGAGAAAAAGATAACTATGGCTACGATCAGGAGAATAATGCCTATCCAGCGCGATGCCTTTCCTCCAAGCAGTCTTGACGATGATGCAGCCGTGGATGGCGTACCTGCCCTGGGAGTTGCGCTCATACACGTTCCACCTTTCTGGTGCCGAATAATCCATAGGGTCGAATCAACAGCACGAGAATCATGACCAGGTAAGGGGTGATCTGATGGATTCCGGCCCCCAGAATGCTGGCGACCTGGCTTTCATAGCCAGCAGTCAGTTCCTGTACCAGGCCAATAATAATACCTCCTACCACTGCTCCCGTTATCGAGTCCATCCCGCCCAGAATGATGGCAGGGAATGCCAGCAGCGCCGCGCCTCCCAGCGATGTATCCATAGCATAGGAACCAAAAGCCAGGAAGACACCCCCTATGGTAGCGACGGCGGCGGCTATTCCCCAGGCCAGGGCATAGACCGTGCGAATGTTGATGCCTACGGCCAGCGCCGCTTCCTGGTCGAGTGCCGTAGCGCGCATTGCCAGTCCGTAGCGAGTATAGCGAAAGAAATAGAAGAGCAAAGCGCACAGAATAACCGTCACGATAATCGTCAAGAGATCATCCGCGCCAAAATGCACTCCGCCAAGGGCAAAACCATTTGCAATGGTAAATGGGGAAGCAGCCGGGATCGGATTCGATCCCCATATCACCACAACGCCGGTGCGTAAGATCGTATCCAGGCCAATCGTAATCATCAAGATGGAAAAGACCGGGCGACCGATCATACGCCGCAAGATAAAGCGTTCGAAAAGCAGGCCGATAATTACCGTCACTACAACGCCCAGCGCCAGCGCGAAAATGAAGTTCAGGTGCCACGAGAACACCCCTGATGAGACAACGTAGGCTCCTACCAGCAGCAACTCGCCCTGCGCAAAATTAATCACCTCGCTGGCCTTGAAAATAATCGAAAAACCGAGTCCGATCAGCGCATAAATACAACCAAGGGCTACGCCAGAAAACACGAGTTGAATGAAAAAGGCCATTTCCCCTCCTTGCTAGCGCATTTACACTTCACGTTTTCGGGTTTGGCATGCGGGCGACCACAAGGTTCACCTCTGCTTGCCTATAGGAAAGGGCAGGAGCCAGACCCTCTCCTGAAGCCGTTTAGGGATTGAAACTCATTGAAAATTCCTCGCCAAGGTACGCCTTGATGACATTGGGGTTCGCCTGTACTTCGGCAGGCACTCCCTGCGCGATGGCACGGCCAAAATCCAGCACCAGCACGCGGTCAGCAATACCCATGACGAGCGCCATATCATGCTCGACAAGAATCTGGGTGACGCCCAATTGTTCTTTAATATCGAGAATTACAGCAGCAATATCTTCCGTTTCATCAACATTCATGCCGGCTACCGGCTCGTCGAGGAGCAAGAGTTTGGGTTCCAGCGCCAGGGCACGTGCGATATCGGCGCGTTTTTGCAGGCCGTAGGGCAAACTTCGCAGCGGAAAATCGCGCCAGCGAGCTAAATCTAGCAATTCCAGCAGGCGCAGGCAATATGCGCGATTTTTCTTCTCCTCTCGCGCCGCCGGACCGACATAGATACCACCAAGCAGGATGCCGCTCCTCATGCGCGTATGCCGCCCCAGCAGCAGGTAATCTAGCACCGTTGTATTGGGAAACTGACCGAGGTTCTGAAAGGTGCGTGCAATACCGGCACGTGCCACCTGGTAGGCCTTGAGCTTTAGCAGATCCCGCCCATCAAACGTTACCTTTCCCGAAACCGGCTGATAGACGCGCGAGAGTACGTTGAAAAGCGAGGTCTTTCCCGCGCCGTTGGGACCAATCACTGCAAATAACTCGCCCGGCTGCACCGAGAACGAGACATCTGTCAGCGCCTTGACGCCCGCAAAGCGCACCGAGATTCCTTCGACCGAAAGCAGGGGCTCTCTGCTGGCCGGTTCCTGCTGAATGCCTTCTCCCGCAGCTACATCGCTCATATTGCCCACCTCCTTGCGGGACGACGCTGGCGGAGCGTAATCATGTTGCTCTGCTCTTTCTCCTCATGCAAGCCAAGATAGAACCTGCGCACGCTCTCGTCCTTCATGAGATCTGCGGCAGACTGGGCCAGCACGATTTTGCCGGTTTCCAGCACATACCCATAGTTGGCTACAGAAAGCGCCATTTGCGCATTTTGCTCTACCAGCAGCACAGCAGTGCCACTGGCGTTGATTTCGCCAATAATGTTGCGAATCTGCTGAACCATAAAAGGTGCCAGTCCAAGCGACGGTTCGTCCAGTAAGAGCAACTTCGGGCTGGTCATTAAACCACGCCCGATAGCAAGCATCTGCTGCTCGCCACCGGAAAGATAGCCCGCAACGCTATGGCGGCGCTCGCGCAGTATGGGGAATAGCTCCATAACCCGATCATAAGCGCGGCGGACGACAGCAGGATCGCGTGAGGAGATAGCGCCCGCCCGTAAGTTCTCATCTACCGTGAGGTCTGTAAAAAGGCGCCGGCCCTCCATAACCTGTGCAATACCACGGCGAACAATTTCAATAGCGTCCAACCGATCGATGCGTTCTTCATTAAAGAAGATGGAACCACG includes these proteins:
- a CDS encoding ABC transporter ATP-binding protein, whose protein sequence is MLVLQDIAVTYQNTVPAVQGVSLEVPDKSVVALLGANGAGKTTIFRAISGLLKFHNASIVRGSIFFNEERIDRLDAIEIVRRGIAQVMEGRRLFTDLTVDENLRAGAISSRDPAVVRRAYDRVMELFPILRERRHSVAGYLSGGEQQMLAIGRGLMTSPKLLLLDEPSLGLAPFMVQQIRNIIGEINASGTAVLLVEQNAQMALSVANYGYVLETGKIVLAQSAADLMKDESVRRFYLGLHEEKEQSNMITLRQRRPARRWAI
- a CDS encoding branched-chain amino acid ABC transporter permease; protein product: MAFFIQLVFSGVALGCIYALIGLGFSIIFKASEVINFAQGELLLVGAYVVSSGVFSWHLNFIFALALGVVVTVIIGLLFERFILRRMIGRPVFSILMITIGLDTILRTGVVVIWGSNPIPAASPFTIANGFALGGVHFGADDLLTIIVTVILCALLFYFFRYTRYGLAMRATALDQEAALAVGINIRTVYALAWGIAAAVATIGGVFLAFGSYAMDTSLGGAALLAFPAIILGGMDSITGAVVGGIIIGLVQELTAGYESQVASILGAGIHQITPYLVMILVLLIRPYGLFGTRKVERV
- a CDS encoding ABC transporter ATP-binding protein, which gives rise to MSDVAAGEGIQQEPASREPLLSVEGISVRFAGVKALTDVSFSVQPGELFAVIGPNGAGKTSLFNVLSRVYQPVSGKVTFDGRDLLKLKAYQVARAGIARTFQNLGQFPNTTVLDYLLLGRHTRMRSGILLGGIYVGPAAREEKKNRAYCLRLLELLDLARWRDFPLRSLPYGLQKRADIARALALEPKLLLLDEPVAGMNVDETEDIAAVILDIKEQLGVTQILVEHDMALVMGIADRVLVLDFGRAIAQGVPAEVQANPNVIKAYLGEEFSMSFNP